In Acidimicrobiales bacterium, the sequence GATGTAGAGGAAGTCGTCGTCGCGGACCTCGAACACCTCGGGCACCAGGCCCATGCAGACGGCGTTGCTCTCGCAGACGTCGTAGTCCACCTTCACACGCACAGCTCGTGGCCTCCTCGCCTCATCCGACGGCTCCCGCCGCCCGGAGCTTCTCTATCTCACCCGGATCCAGACCCGCCCACTCTGCCAGGACTTCGTCGGTGTGCTGGCCGGCGGCGGGCGGGGGGCGCCGGACGGCCCCGGGGGTCACCGACAGCCGGGGCGCGGGGGCGGGCTGCACCACCCCGTCCAGCTCGGGGAACCCCGACCGGGCGGCGTTGTGGGGATGGGTGTCGACCTCGTCCAGCCCCAGCACCGGGGAGAAGCAGGCGTCGCTGCCCTCCAGCGCCGCGCACCACTCGTCCCGGGTGCGCTGCCGGAACACCTCGGCGAAGCGGGCCCTCGTCTCCTCCCACCCCTCCTGGTCCATCTGGGGCCGCAGGTCGGCCGGGTCGAGGCCGAGGCGGCGCACCAGCTCGGCGAAGAACTGCGGCTCGATGGCCCCCACCGACACCCACTTGCCGTCGGCGGTCTCGTAGGCGTCGTAGAAGGGGGCGCCGGAGTCGAGCAGGTTGGTGCCCCGCTCCCCCCATACGGACCCCTCCGCCCCCCGCCGGCGCCCGCCGAAGAACGGCAGCATCAACAGGGCGCTCCCGTCGATCATCGCCGCGTCGACGACCTGGCCCCGCCCGGTGGCCCGGGCCTCGAGCAGGCCGCACAGGAGGCCGAAGGCCAGCAGCATCCCCCCGCCCCCGAAGTCCCCGATCAGGTTGAGCGGCGGGGTGGGGGGCTGGTCCCGCCGCCCGATCCGGCCCAGAACCCCGGCCAGGGCGACGTAGTTGATGTCGTGGCCGGCGGCGCGGGCCAGCGGGCCGTCCTGGCCGAAGCCGGTGATCCTCCCGTACACCAGGGCGGGGTTGCGCTCCAGGCAG encodes:
- a CDS encoding ferredoxin, with protein sequence MRVKVDYDVCESNAVCMGLVPEVFEVRDDDFLYILDENPPEALRSRLEEAVRSCPKAAITLED
- a CDS encoding CaiB/BaiF CoA-transferase family protein codes for the protein MADEGPLRGVRVVEIASLAPGPFAGCLLADMGADVVRVDRRQAVGVDPGGQLLGRGRRSLAADLKNPDGVETVLRLVDGADLLIEGFRPGVMERLGLGPDVCLERNPALVYGRITGFGQDGPLARAAGHDINYVALAGVLGRIGRRDQPPTPPLNLIGDFGGGGMLLAFGLLCGLLEARATGRGQVVDAAMIDGSALLMLPFFGGRRRGAEGSVWGERGTNLLDSGAPFYDAYETADGKWVSVGAIEPQFFAELVRRLGLDPADLRPQMDQEGWEETRARFAEVFRQRTRDEWCAALEGSDACFSPVLGLDEVDTHPHNAARSGFPELDGVVQPAPAPRLSVTPGAVRRPPPAAGQHTDEVLAEWAGLDPGEIEKLRAAGAVG